One window of the Rosa rugosa chromosome 3, drRosRugo1.1, whole genome shotgun sequence genome contains the following:
- the LOC133740775 gene encoding probable receptor-like protein kinase At2g21480, with the protein MEIEKTPKEPKKKYLFLSSLPSLSSSLTSRYMMAILLVFVYALLYNPTIVLSDPSPTTFTPQDNFLIDCGAANAPTLPDGRTFKTDSQSSQHLKANDDNKVSDDKADVPSPLYKTARIFTSEATYTFHMGSPGWHWVRLYFYPIQNSVSDLQKATFNVMTDKYTLLHSFNFNEAANNNTIKVVRKEYLLNVTEQQFSIKFSPQKNSAAFINAIEVVSAPDYLISDTANNLQPVSQFQGLSKFGYEYMYRINVGGPLVTPVNDTLGRFWLPDEPYIKSKNMAQSAKVETKTIKYPQGLTPQIAPPIVYATAAHMEDAGVSNQKFNVTWDFQAENAYGYLIRLHFCDIVSKTLGNLYFNVYINGQMAISDLDLSQTVNGLAIPFYKDIVVNSSLIKDVLSIQIGPSKLGSGAQDAILNGLEVMKISNSVNSLDGEFGVDGKESKDSSGGVHKGAVAAVGFGLMFGAFIGLGAMVYKWKKRPQDWQKRNSFSSWLLPVHAGDSSFMSSKNSVGKSMYSSSMGLGRFFSLAELQEATNNFDSNKIIGVGGFGNVYLGVIDDGISVAVKRGNPQSEQGITEFQTEIQMLSKLRHRHLVSLIGYCDENQEMILVYEFMSNGPFRDHLYGKNLPPLSWKQRLEICIGAARGLHYLHTGTAQGIIHRDVKTTNILLDDQFTAKVADFGLSKDAPMGQNHVSTAVKGSFGYLDPEYFRRQQLTDKSDVYSFGVVMLEALCARPAINPALPREQVNLADWGMQWKRKGLLEKIVDPLLIGTINPESMKKFGEAAEKCLLEHGVDRPTMGDVLWNLEYALQLQEAFTEGKGEDDSINATPSADAASASPTDAAAAAPTAAASVPLPAAILEEEAPPTEQTINDQSGTAILSQFSNLNGR; encoded by the coding sequence TATCTTTTTCTATCCTCCTTGCCATCATTGTCATCATCATTAACGTCGAGATACATGATGGCTATCCTCCTGGTCTTTGTCTATGCACTTCTCTACAACCCCACCATTGTCCTCTCTGACCCTTCCCCCACCACCTTCACCCCCCAAGACAACTTCCTCATCGACTGCGGTGCTGCAAACGCTCCCACACTACCCGATGGAAGGACCTTCAAGACTGATTCACAATCATCGCAACATTTGAAAGCAAATGATGATAACAAGGTGTCTGATGACAAGGCAGATGTGCCTTCTCCTCTTTACAAAACCGCAAGGATTTTCACAAGTGAAGCCACTTATACGTTCCACATGGGAAGTCCTGGGTGGCATTGGGTTCGCCTCTATTTCTATCCCATTCAAAACTCTGTGTCTGATCTTCAGAAGGCAACTTTCAATGTCATGACAGATAAGTACACTTTGCTCCATAGTTTCAATTTCAATGAGGCCGCTAACAACAACACCATCAAAGTTGTTCGCAAGGAGTACCTTCTCAACGTGACCGAGCAGCAATTCTCGATCAAGTTCTCTCCCCAGAAGAACTCCGCGGCGTTCATCAATGCAATTGAGGTGGTTTCAGCTCCTGATTATCTCATCTCGGACACGGCTAACAACCTTCAGCCAGTGAGCCAGTTCCAGGGGTTGTCCAAATTTGGGTACGAATATATGTACAGGATTAACGTGGGAGGACCTCTAGTGACCCCGGTCAATGACACATTAGGACGGTTCTGGTTGCCGGACGAGCCATACATTAAGTCCAAGAACATGGCCCAAAGTGCCAAGGTTGAAACCAAAACTATCAAGTATCCTCAAGGGCTCACACCCCAAATAGCTCCACCAATAGTTTATGCAACTGCTGCGCATATGGAAGATGCAGGTGTCAGCAATCAAAAGTTCAATGTGACATGGGACTTTCAGGCTGAAAATGCATATGGTTACTTGATCCGGTTGCATTTCTGCGACATTGTGAGCAAAACACTTGGTAATCTTTACTTCAATGTCTACATCAATGGGCAGATGGCAATAAGTGATTTGGATTTGTCACAAACCGTCAACGGTTTGGCAATTCCATTCTACAAGGACATTGTGGTCAACTCTTCATTGATAAAAGACGTGCTTTCAATCCAGATTGGTCCGTCTAAATTGGGGAGTGGTGCTCAGGATGCCATTCTAAATGGTTTGGAGGTTATGAAAATAAGCAATTCTGTTAATAGTTTGGATGGAGAGTTCGGAGTCGATGGAAAAGAATCAAAAGATAGCAGCGGAGGTGTTCACAAGGGAGCGGTGGCTGCAGTCGGATTTGGTTTGATGTTTGGAGCTTTTATTGGACTTGGGGCAATGGTGTACAAATGGAAGAAGAGACCTCAAGATTGGCAGAAAAGGAACAGCTTCTCTTCTTGGTTACTTCCTGTACATGCTGGAGACAGCAGTTTTATGTCAAGCAAGAACTCAGTGGGAAAGAGCATGTACTCTTCCTCTATGGGCCTTGGCCGATTCTTCTCTCTCGCGGAGTTACAGGAAGCTACCAACAATTTCGACTCGAACAAAATCATTGGTGTTGGTGGATTTGGCAATGTGTATCTTGGCGTGATTGATGATGGGATTAGTGTTGCTGTCAAGAGAGGAAATCCACAATCTGAACAGGGGATTACAGAGTTCCAAACAGAGATTCAAATGTTGTCAAAGCTCAGGCACAGGCATTTGGTCTCTCTAATTGGCTATTGTGATGAAAACCAAGAGATGATCTTGGTTTATGAGTTCATGTCAAATGGACCATTCAGAGATCATCTGTATGGTAAGAACTTGCCACCACTGTCATGGAAGCAAAGACTAGAGATCTGCATTGGCGCTGCTCGCGGGCTTCACTACCTTCATACGGGCACAGCACAAGGCATCATTCACCGCGATGTGAAGACAACAAACATCCTTCTCGATGACCAGTTCACTGCCAAGGTTGCTGATTTCGGGTTGTCTAAAGATGCGCCAATGGGACAGAATCATGTGAGTACCGCAGTGAAGGGAAGCTTTGGGTACTTGGACCCTGAGTACTTTAGGAGGCAGCAACTGACAGACAAATCCGATGTCTACTCATTTGGAGTTGTCATGCTCGAGGCATTGTGCGCTAGGCCTGCTATAAATCCAGCACTTCCAAGAGAGCAAGTCAACTTGGCCGACTGGGGAATGCAGTGGAAGAGGAAAGGCTTGCTGGAAAAGATTGTCGACCCTCTCCTCATTGGAACCATCAACCCTGAATCCatgaagaagtttggtgaggctGCCGAGAAGTGCTTGTTAGAGCACGGTGTGGATAGGCCTACGATGGGAGATGTGCTGTGGAACTTGGAGTATGCTCTGCAGCTTCAAGAGGCATTCACCGAAGGAAAGGGCGAAGATGACAGCATTAATGCTACCCCCTCCGCTGATGCTGCATCTGCCTCTCCTACTGATGCTGCTGCTGCCGCTCCTACTGCCGCTGCTTCCGTTCCTCTCCCGGCTGCTATCCTGGAGGAAGAAGCCCCCCCTACAGAACAGACTATTAATGATCAATCTGGAACTGCTATATTGTCTCAATTTTCTAACCTCAATGGTAGGTAA